In one window of Bifidobacterium sp. WK041_4_12 DNA:
- the rplD gene encoding 50S ribosomal protein L4, producing MANISLNVTDASGKSTATVEAPEDLFGISSEDIQDHIPLVHQVVVAQLAAARQGTHAVKTRSTVSGGGRKPWKQKGTGRARQGSIRSPQWAGGAIVHGPVPRDYSQRTPKKMKAAALRYMLSDRANAGRVHVVDFGISDTPSTKTASAVLLQVAEQRFATVVLARENVNEWLSVRNLPTVHVLFADQLNTYDVVTAQDLVFSKDGFDAFIAAKTGSATAVAKEA from the coding sequence ATGGCTAACATTTCTCTGAACGTCACCGATGCTTCGGGCAAGTCCACTGCAACCGTGGAAGCTCCTGAGGATCTGTTCGGAATTTCATCTGAAGATATCCAAGACCACATTCCGTTGGTGCACCAGGTAGTTGTGGCTCAGCTCGCAGCTGCTCGTCAGGGCACTCACGCCGTGAAGACTCGCTCCACCGTTTCCGGTGGAGGTCGCAAGCCATGGAAGCAGAAGGGAACCGGTCGCGCTCGTCAGGGTTCGATTCGTTCTCCACAATGGGCCGGTGGCGCAATCGTCCACGGACCAGTGCCTCGTGACTATTCACAGCGCACACCTAAGAAAATGAAGGCTGCGGCACTTCGCTACATGCTTTCTGACCGCGCAAATGCAGGTCGCGTGCACGTTGTTGATTTCGGTATCTCCGATACCCCATCGACGAAGACTGCGAGTGCAGTGCTGCTTCAGGTTGCCGAACAGCGTTTCGCAACCGTGGTTCTGGCACGTGAGAATGTCAACGAATGGCTTTCCGTAAGGAACCTGCCAACCGTGCATGTTCTCTTCGCAGATCAGCTCAACACATACGACGTGGTCACCGCTCAGGATCTCGTTTTCAGCAAGGATGGCTTCGATGCCTTCATCGCTGCGAAAACCGGTTCAGCGACCGCTGTCGCCAAGGAGGCCTGA
- a CDS encoding 3-isopropylmalate dehydrogenase, whose product MTQSEKTQRTEQSPTSAYNIAVIPGDGIGKEIMPHVQAVLEKATQGLVHFNYETFDLGAERYLRDGSTLPDDELERIKTKDAILLGAVGDPRIKAGIIERGLLLKLRFALDQYINLRPSKLYDGVKSPLANPGNIDFVVVREGTEGLYVGAGGAIRRGTPHEVATEVSINTAFGVERVVRYAFALAMKRRKHVTLVHKKNVLTNAGDMWQRIVDAVAKEFPEVTTDYQHVDAATIFIVTDPSRFDVILTDNLFGDILTDEAGAVVGGVGYSASANINASNEYPSMFEPIHGSAPDIAGKGIANPTAAILSTALMLRHLGIDAPADRIEVAVEADIKESATAQRFTAEVGADILARL is encoded by the coding sequence ATGACTCAAAGCGAGAAGACTCAAAGAACAGAACAATCGCCAACCAGCGCGTACAACATCGCCGTCATTCCAGGTGATGGCATCGGCAAGGAGATCATGCCCCACGTCCAGGCGGTTCTCGAAAAGGCGACCCAAGGCCTCGTGCACTTCAATTATGAGACCTTTGATCTGGGTGCCGAACGATATCTTCGCGATGGGTCCACGCTGCCGGATGACGAGCTGGAACGTATCAAGACCAAGGATGCCATTCTTCTTGGAGCGGTCGGCGATCCCCGCATCAAGGCAGGCATCATCGAGCGCGGTCTGTTGCTGAAACTTCGTTTTGCGCTCGATCAATACATCAACCTTCGCCCATCGAAGCTCTATGACGGGGTGAAGTCGCCGCTTGCCAATCCAGGGAACATCGATTTCGTCGTCGTTCGCGAAGGAACGGAAGGACTCTACGTCGGTGCCGGCGGCGCCATTCGTCGAGGAACTCCCCATGAAGTCGCAACCGAAGTGTCCATTAATACTGCATTCGGCGTCGAACGTGTGGTTCGCTATGCATTTGCGCTGGCGATGAAGCGTCGCAAGCATGTGACGCTGGTGCACAAGAAAAACGTGCTCACGAATGCCGGTGACATGTGGCAGCGCATCGTCGATGCCGTAGCGAAGGAGTTCCCCGAGGTTACGACCGACTATCAGCATGTTGATGCGGCGACCATATTCATCGTCACTGATCCGAGCCGCTTCGACGTGATCTTGACAGACAATCTCTTTGGCGACATCCTCACCGACGAGGCAGGTGCAGTAGTCGGAGGAGTCGGCTACTCAGCCTCAGCCAATATCAATGCTTCGAACGAATATCCTTCCATGTTCGAGCCCATACACGGATCGGCCCCTGACATTGCTGGCAAAGGCATCGCCAACCCAACCGCCGCGATACTCTCGACAGCTCTGATGCTGCGACACCTCGGCATCGATGCCCCTGCTGACCGGATCGAAGTCGCGGTCGAGGCCGATATCAAGGAATCCGCCACCGCACAACGTTTCACGGCTGAAGTAGGAGCCGATATTCTCGCAAGATTGTGA
- the rplW gene encoding 50S ribosomal protein L23, with the protein MSAIHKPLHDVIIKPVVSEKSYANSDRGQYTFVVAPNSNKVQIKQAIEQIFNVKVTNVNTFNRRGKTQRTRTGLGQRANQKRAIVSVAEGQTIDIFGN; encoded by the coding sequence ATGTCAGCAATTCATAAGCCACTGCATGATGTCATCATTAAGCCAGTTGTTTCCGAGAAGAGCTATGCGAATTCAGATCGCGGCCAATACACATTCGTGGTTGCCCCGAATTCCAACAAGGTTCAGATCAAGCAGGCAATTGAGCAGATCTTCAATGTCAAGGTAACGAACGTCAACACCTTCAACCGTCGCGGCAAGACGCAGCGCACTCGTACCGGCCTTGGCCAGCGTGCGAACCAGAAGCGCGCCATCGTGAGCGTTGCTGAAGGTCAGACGATCGATATCTTCGGCAACTGA
- the rplB gene encoding 50S ribosomal protein L2 yields the protein MAIRTYKPTTAGRRNASVSDFSEITRSTPEKSLLRKLSKTGGRNSYGRITSRHRGGGHKRQYRLIDFKRWDKDGVPATVAHIEYDPNRSARIALLHFADGEKRYIVAPEGISQGDRIETGAQADIKPGNNLPLRNIPTGTVVHAIELRPLGGAKIARSAGAAVQLVAKDGAFAQLRMPSGEIRNVDARCRATIGEVGNSDHANLELGKAGRARWVGKRPITRGESMNPVDHPHGGRTRGGKPPVSPWGKGEVRTRHPKKASNKMIVRRRTSGKNRK from the coding sequence ATGGCTATCCGCACATATAAGCCGACTACTGCGGGCCGTCGCAATGCGTCAGTTTCGGATTTCTCCGAAATCACGCGCTCGACGCCTGAGAAGTCGCTTCTGCGCAAACTAAGCAAGACTGGCGGTCGTAACTCATACGGCCGTATCACAAGCCGTCATCGTGGTGGCGGTCACAAGCGCCAGTATCGTCTCATCGATTTCAAGCGTTGGGACAAGGATGGCGTGCCAGCAACCGTTGCGCATATCGAATACGATCCGAATCGTTCGGCTCGCATTGCGCTGCTGCATTTCGCTGATGGTGAGAAGCGCTACATCGTAGCACCTGAAGGCATTAGCCAGGGTGATCGCATCGAGACCGGTGCACAGGCTGATATCAAGCCTGGCAACAACCTGCCTCTGCGCAATATCCCAACCGGTACCGTTGTTCACGCAATCGAGCTTCGTCCACTCGGTGGAGCGAAGATTGCCCGTTCAGCAGGTGCTGCCGTTCAGCTGGTCGCCAAGGATGGTGCTTTCGCTCAGTTGCGCATGCCATCTGGAGAAATCAGAAACGTGGATGCACGTTGCCGCGCAACGATCGGTGAGGTCGGTAACTCCGATCATGCCAATCTTGAGTTGGGTAAGGCCGGACGTGCACGCTGGGTAGGCAAGCGTCCTATCACACGTGGTGAATCAATGAATCCTGTAGACCATCCACATGGTGGTCGTACGCGCGGTGGCAAGCCGCCGGTTTCGCCTTGGGGCAAGGGTGAGGTTCGTACACGTCATCCTAAGAAGGCTTCGAACAAGATGATTGTTCGTCGTCGCACCAGTGGCAAGAACCGCAAGTAA
- the rplC gene encoding 50S ribosomal protein L3, which translates to MTAQQAHRTALLGKKLGMSQVWDGNGFFVPVTLVDVSTNVVTAVKTEATDGYHAVQIGYGQIDPLKVTKPLAGHFAKAGVTPRRHLVEVRTEDADNYKPGQELTVELLPEGAQVDVTGTSKGKGFAGTIKRWGFKSYRRTHGSHKNERRPGSVGACATPGRILKGKHMAGRMGNETATTLNLTVVSADSANGIIAVKGAVPGPKGSIVLVRSAVKGA; encoded by the coding sequence ATGACTGCACAGCAAGCACATCGCACTGCGCTACTTGGCAAGAAGCTAGGTATGTCGCAAGTCTGGGACGGAAACGGCTTCTTCGTTCCAGTGACTCTGGTGGACGTTTCCACCAACGTAGTTACCGCTGTCAAAACCGAAGCAACTGACGGCTATCACGCCGTTCAGATCGGTTATGGACAGATTGACCCACTCAAGGTGACCAAGCCACTCGCTGGTCATTTTGCCAAGGCTGGAGTCACTCCTCGTCGCCACCTCGTTGAGGTTCGCACCGAGGATGCCGACAATTACAAGCCAGGTCAAGAGCTGACCGTGGAACTGCTTCCGGAAGGCGCTCAGGTTGATGTCACAGGCACCAGCAAGGGCAAGGGCTTCGCAGGAACAATCAAGCGCTGGGGCTTCAAGTCCTATCGTCGTACCCACGGTTCACACAAAAACGAACGTCGCCCAGGTTCAGTTGGCGCATGCGCCACACCAGGCCGCATTCTCAAGGGCAAGCACATGGCTGGCCGTATGGGCAATGAAACTGCAACTACTTTGAATCTCACTGTCGTTTCTGCAGATTCAGCCAATGGAATCATCGCCGTCAAGGGCGCTGTTCCAGGGCCAAAGGGCAGCATCGTTCTCGTTCGTTCCGCAGTGAAGGGAGCCTGA
- a CDS encoding type Z 30S ribosomal protein S14, which yields MAKTALKNKAAAKPKFKVRDYTRCQVCGRPHSVYRKFGLCRICLREKAHRGELPGVTKSSW from the coding sequence ATGGCAAAAACCGCTCTTAAGAACAAAGCGGCCGCAAAGCCCAAGTTCAAGGTGCGTGACTATACACGTTGCCAGGTTTGCGGTCGTCCCCACTCCGTCTATCGCAAATTCGGCCTGTGCCGCATCTGCCTTCGCGAGAAGGCCCACCGTGGTGAACTGCCCGGAGTTACGAAGTCCAGTTGGTAA
- the rplX gene encoding 50S ribosomal protein L24 gives MVAKIKTGDQVKVIRGKDRGKEGKVTSILSNDRLIVEGVQIVKKHVRATQQGQQSGIVSVEAPIHRSNVMIVDPETKAPTRVGIKVSQEARDGKVKTLRTRVAKKSGKELA, from the coding sequence ATGGTAGCGAAGATCAAAACAGGCGACCAAGTCAAGGTTATTCGTGGCAAGGATCGCGGCAAAGAGGGCAAGGTAACCAGTATTCTCAGCAATGATCGTCTCATTGTCGAGGGTGTGCAGATTGTCAAGAAGCATGTTCGTGCAACCCAGCAGGGTCAGCAGTCAGGCATCGTTTCGGTTGAAGCCCCAATTCATCGTTCAAACGTCATGATCGTCGATCCAGAGACCAAGGCACCTACCCGCGTAGGCATCAAGGTCTCGCAAGAGGCACGTGACGGTAAAGTCAAGACTTTGCGCACACGCGTTGCAAAGAAGTCAGGAAAGGAGCTGGCATGA
- the rpsQ gene encoding 30S ribosomal protein S17 produces MAEKQERNFRKVRRGYVVSETMDKTITVELEQRSTHPLYGKVVRSTRKVKVHDEKNDAHLGDLVSIMETRPLSKTKRWRLESIVERAK; encoded by the coding sequence ATGGCTGAAAAGCAAGAGCGTAACTTCCGCAAGGTTCGTCGTGGATACGTCGTGTCTGAAACTATGGACAAGACCATCACCGTCGAGCTCGAGCAGCGTTCGACCCACCCGCTGTATGGCAAGGTCGTGCGTTCCACTCGTAAGGTCAAGGTTCATGACGAGAAGAATGATGCTCACTTGGGTGATCTCGTGAGTATCATGGAAACTCGTCCACTGAGCAAGACCAAGCGTTGGCGTCTCGAATCAATCGTCGAGCGCGCTAAGTAA
- the rpsC gene encoding 30S ribosomal protein S3 yields MGQKINPFGYRLGITEDHRSKWFSDSNKSGERYRDFVLEDDKIRKVMNKDLERAGVSRVIIERTRDRVRVDIHTARPGIVIGRRGAEAERVRAKIEKLTGKQVQLNIFEVKNATLDAQLVAQGIAEQLTNRVTFRRAMRKAQQDAMRAGAKGIRIKLSGRLGGAEMSRSEFYREGRVPLQTLRALIDYGFFEARTTYGRIGVKVWIYKGDMTEREFEEQQAQQGGRQGRRGDRRPRRGSRQSEGRGQQAQQNAAPQAAQAQPAAAAAPATTEAKE; encoded by the coding sequence ATGGGACAGAAGATTAACCCGTTCGGGTATCGACTCGGCATTACCGAGGATCATCGCAGCAAGTGGTTCTCGGACTCCAACAAGTCCGGCGAACGCTACCGTGATTTCGTTCTCGAAGATGACAAGATCCGCAAGGTCATGAACAAGGATCTCGAGCGCGCAGGCGTGTCCCGCGTGATCATCGAGCGCACCCGTGACCGCGTTCGCGTTGACATCCACACTGCACGTCCAGGTATCGTCATTGGACGTCGTGGTGCGGAAGCAGAGCGCGTTCGTGCAAAGATCGAGAAGCTGACCGGCAAACAGGTTCAGCTCAATATCTTCGAAGTCAAGAATGCAACATTGGATGCTCAGCTTGTAGCTCAGGGCATTGCGGAGCAGCTCACCAACCGTGTGACCTTCCGCCGTGCAATGCGCAAGGCTCAGCAGGACGCCATGCGTGCAGGAGCCAAGGGTATTCGAATCAAGCTTTCCGGCCGTCTCGGCGGAGCTGAAATGAGCCGTTCAGAGTTCTATCGCGAAGGCCGCGTGCCTCTGCAGACTCTGCGTGCGCTCATCGATTACGGATTCTTTGAAGCTCGTACCACCTATGGCCGCATCGGTGTCAAGGTTTGGATTTACAAGGGTGACATGACCGAGCGCGAGTTCGAAGAGCAGCAGGCTCAGCAGGGTGGCCGTCAAGGCCGTCGTGGTGACCGTCGCCCACGTAGAGGCTCTCGTCAGTCAGAAGGCCGCGGTCAGCAGGCTCAGCAGAACGCCGCTCCGCAAGCTGCTCAGGCTCAGCCTGCAGCAGCTGCCGCACCTGCGACAACAGAAGCAAAGGAGTGA
- the rpsS gene encoding 30S ribosomal protein S19, with product MTRSIKKGPFVDAHLQKKVDEQNDKGTKNVIKTWSRRSMITPDFIGHTFAVHDGRKHVPVFVTEAMVGHKLGEFAPTRTFKGHVKDDKKVRR from the coding sequence ATGACTCGAAGCATCAAGAAGGGCCCATTCGTCGACGCCCACTTGCAGAAGAAAGTCGACGAGCAGAACGACAAGGGTACGAAGAACGTTATCAAGACATGGTCACGCAGGTCGATGATCACTCCTGATTTCATCGGACACACTTTCGCTGTTCACGATGGTCGTAAGCATGTTCCGGTGTTCGTCACCGAGGCTATGGTCGGTCACAAGCTCGGTGAGTTTGCACCAACCCGCACCTTCAAGGGGCATGTGAAGGACGATAAGAAAGTACGCCGCTGA
- the rplP gene encoding 50S ribosomal protein L16 — MLIPKRTKYRKQQRPTRRGMSKGGNEIAFGDYGIQALAPAYVTNRQIEASRIAMTRYIKRGGRVWITIFPDRPLTKHALGARMGSGKGVPEFWIANVHPGRVMFEIGGVTEDVAREALRRAIDKLPMKCRIIAREGGDI; from the coding sequence ATGCTTATCCCAAAGAGAACAAAGTATCGCAAGCAGCAACGCCCGACTCGTCGGGGAATGTCTAAGGGTGGAAACGAAATCGCTTTCGGCGATTACGGAATCCAGGCTCTTGCTCCTGCTTATGTCACCAACCGTCAGATTGAGGCGTCGCGTATCGCCATGACCCGTTACATCAAGCGTGGCGGTCGTGTGTGGATCACGATCTTCCCTGATCGTCCACTCACCAAGCACGCGCTGGGAGCTCGAATGGGTTCCGGTAAGGGTGTGCCTGAGTTCTGGATCGCTAACGTTCACCCAGGTCGCGTCATGTTCGAGATCGGTGGCGTTACCGAGGATGTCGCTCGCGAGGCTCTGCGCCGTGCAATCGACAAATTACCAATGAAATGCAGAATTATCGCTCGTGAAGGCGGTGACATCTGA
- the rplN gene encoding 50S ribosomal protein L14, which produces MIQQESRLHVADNTGAKEILAIRVLGGSKRRYAGIGDVIVASVKDAIPGGSVKKGEVVKAVIVRTVKEHRRPDGSYIKFDENAAVILGSGREPRGTRIFGPVGRELRDRRFMKIVSLAPEVI; this is translated from the coding sequence ATGATTCAGCAGGAATCGCGGCTTCATGTCGCCGACAACACGGGTGCCAAGGAGATCTTGGCCATCCGAGTGCTCGGTGGATCGAAGCGACGCTATGCCGGCATCGGCGATGTTATCGTCGCCTCCGTCAAGGATGCCATTCCCGGAGGGTCGGTCAAGAAGGGCGAAGTGGTCAAGGCCGTTATCGTCCGTACAGTAAAGGAACACCGTCGTCCAGACGGCTCCTACATTAAATTCGATGAGAATGCAGCTGTTATCCTCGGTTCAGGTCGTGAACCTCGTGGTACGCGTATTTTCGGGCCGGTCGGTCGTGAGCTCCGTGATAGGCGCTTCATGAAGATCGTGTCTCTCGCACCGGAGGTGATCTGA
- the rplV gene encoding 50S ribosomal protein L22, whose amino-acid sequence MEAKAIARHVRVTPRKARRMVNLIRGKQATEAVTILKFAPQDAAVPVRKALESAIANARVKADKANEAFHENNLVITETYVDEGVTLKRFRARAQGRAARINKRTSHITVVVADKEGAR is encoded by the coding sequence ATGGAAGCTAAAGCAATCGCTCGTCACGTACGCGTGACGCCGCGCAAAGCTCGCCGCATGGTCAACCTCATCCGAGGCAAGCAGGCGACAGAGGCTGTGACCATTCTCAAATTCGCTCCACAGGATGCGGCGGTTCCCGTTCGCAAGGCTCTGGAGAGTGCAATTGCGAATGCCCGCGTCAAGGCTGACAAGGCCAACGAGGCATTCCACGAGAACAATCTCGTGATCACTGAGACTTATGTTGATGAGGGCGTTACATTGAAGCGTTTCCGTGCTCGTGCACAGGGCCGCGCAGCGCGCATCAACAAGAGGACCAGTCACATCACCGTGGTAGTGGCCGACAAGGAAGGAGCCCGATAA
- the rpmC gene encoding 50S ribosomal protein L29: protein MSVGTAEYTIKTLGEKTNAEIEGFLKKSKEELFNLRFQAATGQLDNQTRIKAVKHDIARMYTILRERELGISPIPAEGDNTASEAEEK, encoded by the coding sequence ATGTCAGTCGGAACAGCTGAATATACAATCAAGACCCTCGGCGAGAAGACCAACGCGGAAATCGAAGGCTTCCTCAAGAAGTCCAAGGAAGAGCTCTTCAACCTGCGCTTCCAAGCCGCAACCGGTCAGCTCGACAACCAGACTAGGATCAAGGCAGTCAAGCATGATATCGCAAGAATGTACACCATTCTTCGCGAACGCGAACTTGGCATCAGCCCTATCCCTGCTGAGGGTGACAACACCGCTAGTGAAGCTGAGGAGAAGTAA
- the rpsJ gene encoding 30S ribosomal protein S10: MAGQKIRIRLKSYDHEVIDQSAKKIVETVTNAGATVVGPVPLPTEKNVFCVIRSPHKYKDSREHFEMRTHKRLIDIVDPTPKAVDSLMHIDLPADVNIEIKL, encoded by the coding sequence ATGGCGGGACAGAAAATCCGCATCAGGCTTAAGTCCTATGACCATGAGGTCATCGACCAGTCGGCGAAGAAAATTGTCGAGACAGTGACGAATGCGGGTGCAACAGTTGTTGGCCCAGTTCCTCTGCCGACAGAGAAGAACGTATTCTGTGTCATCCGTTCTCCTCATAAATACAAGGATTCTCGCGAGCACTTTGAGATGCGCACACACAAGCGTCTCATCGATATCGTCGATCCCACACCTAAGGCTGTGGATTCATTGATGCATATCGACCTGCCCGCAGATGTCAATATCGAGATCAAGCTCTAG
- a CDS encoding S9 family peptidase: MSEFSRPTAPKSPSTRTAGGNSVIDNYSWMKDKEAAETQAFVAAENEYCQHVMKPLESTRKELFNELKSRIQETDMSVPLRSHGYWYFARTREGQQYAVQCRIPVANDDDWDVPTIDEQGEPGSLPGEAIVFDSNEESQGHDFFRIGGMSMSNDGRWLLYGVDTTGNERYDLFIRDLKTGENLDETISQVAAGGLITPDGAWVFYVTVDDAWRPDSVWRHKVGTPVSDDQCVWHEADERFWVGVGLSFDERHIIIGSSSKTTSEVLLLSVDNPEGDFIPFIPRHEGIEYDVSFSRFEHAADDGSDIPVAVVCHNVSNPNFQINIIDMRSHKPPYQLDEGVCIAAGSTYGCEQGGEFASQPIDTPDWNPANPQILQGARGLNIESLDIHQQFITLGYRANGLTHLAAITKRQAIEDYTAGNPWHFKEIEPAPIGTTAANAKGLFSIGTAGNPSYEAPRLRYSFSSFTYPAELHEIDPATGSDTLLKQAKVLGDFHPDDYAECQIWVKTRDATNVPVSLLWKKGKVPALDARGYQGMTDVQLTEIDTSSDRLDSQGAAGRAPMFITGYGAYEISSDPGFSVSRLSLLDRGVLYALPHVRGGGEMGRAWYEQGRRLNKKHTFEDFIDATAALQRAGFADPQHTVANGGSAGGLLMGAIANMAPQLYAGIEADVPFVDALTSILDPSLPLTVTEWDEWGDPLHDPKAYAYMRSYSPYENVLSAAERRQRFGTEHFPNILITTSMNDTRVLYVEPLKWAARLSEKEVGAKVCAKIEVEAGHGGTTGRYKQWEELCFEVAWCLSMMGCAPSIDM, encoded by the coding sequence ATGAGTGAATTTTCGAGACCAACAGCGCCAAAATCGCCTTCAACTCGCACCGCTGGAGGAAACAGCGTCATTGACAATTACTCGTGGATGAAAGATAAGGAAGCTGCAGAAACACAGGCTTTCGTGGCTGCAGAGAATGAATACTGCCAGCACGTGATGAAGCCTCTCGAATCGACGCGCAAGGAACTGTTCAACGAGTTGAAGTCTCGCATTCAGGAGACGGACATGTCCGTTCCACTGCGTTCGCACGGATACTGGTATTTTGCGCGAACCAGAGAAGGTCAGCAATACGCCGTCCAATGCAGAATTCCCGTTGCCAACGATGATGACTGGGATGTTCCTACCATCGACGAACAGGGTGAACCGGGTTCTCTTCCGGGTGAAGCCATAGTGTTCGACAGCAATGAAGAATCCCAAGGCCATGACTTCTTCCGAATCGGTGGCATGAGCATGAGTAACGACGGACGCTGGCTGCTCTACGGAGTCGATACCACCGGAAACGAACGTTACGACCTGTTCATACGCGATCTGAAAACCGGCGAAAACCTTGACGAAACGATTTCACAAGTCGCTGCAGGAGGACTGATAACACCGGATGGCGCATGGGTGTTCTATGTAACGGTAGACGATGCCTGGCGCCCGGATTCAGTGTGGCGGCACAAGGTAGGAACTCCTGTCAGCGACGATCAATGCGTCTGGCATGAAGCCGACGAACGCTTCTGGGTTGGCGTCGGTCTCAGTTTCGACGAGCGCCACATCATCATTGGAAGCAGCTCCAAAACAACAAGCGAGGTGCTGCTCCTCTCCGTTGACAACCCTGAGGGAGATTTCATTCCCTTCATCCCCAGGCACGAGGGCATCGAGTACGATGTCAGCTTCTCACGCTTTGAACACGCAGCCGATGACGGCTCTGACATTCCGGTTGCAGTGGTCTGCCACAATGTGTCGAACCCGAATTTTCAAATCAATATCATCGACATGCGCAGCCACAAGCCGCCATACCAGCTCGATGAAGGCGTGTGCATAGCGGCAGGAAGCACATACGGTTGCGAGCAGGGCGGAGAGTTTGCCAGCCAGCCCATCGATACGCCAGACTGGAATCCCGCAAACCCGCAGATTCTCCAAGGCGCTCGCGGCTTGAATATCGAAAGCCTCGACATCCATCAGCAATTCATTACCTTGGGTTACCGGGCCAATGGGCTGACCCATCTGGCGGCAATTACCAAACGTCAGGCAATTGAGGATTACACAGCGGGAAATCCTTGGCATTTCAAGGAGATTGAACCAGCTCCGATCGGCACCACAGCGGCGAATGCCAAAGGGCTGTTCTCGATTGGTACAGCGGGCAATCCTTCGTATGAAGCGCCTCGTCTGCGATATTCATTCTCGAGCTTCACCTATCCGGCCGAACTGCACGAAATTGATCCGGCCACAGGCTCTGACACGCTCCTGAAACAGGCGAAAGTACTGGGCGATTTTCATCCTGACGACTATGCAGAATGCCAGATTTGGGTGAAGACTCGCGATGCCACGAACGTTCCTGTGTCCCTGCTCTGGAAGAAGGGCAAGGTTCCCGCCTTGGATGCGCGCGGATATCAGGGCATGACTGACGTGCAGCTCACCGAAATCGACACAAGCTCAGACAGGCTCGATTCCCAAGGTGCAGCAGGTCGCGCGCCTATGTTCATCACGGGGTACGGTGCCTATGAAATCAGTTCCGATCCAGGGTTCTCGGTTTCGCGCCTGAGTCTGCTGGATCGCGGAGTGCTCTATGCTCTGCCTCACGTTCGCGGAGGCGGCGAAATGGGTCGTGCATGGTATGAGCAGGGGAGAAGACTCAACAAGAAGCATACCTTTGAGGATTTCATCGATGCCACAGCCGCATTGCAACGAGCAGGATTCGCCGATCCGCAGCACACCGTTGCCAATGGAGGTTCGGCAGGAGGGCTGCTGATGGGCGCGATTGCGAATATGGCTCCGCAGCTCTACGCAGGAATCGAGGCGGATGTTCCATTCGTCGATGCGCTGACCTCCATCCTTGATCCAAGCCTGCCACTGACAGTGACCGAATGGGATGAATGGGGCGATCCACTGCACGATCCGAAGGCATACGCATATATGAGGTCATATTCGCCATATGAGAACGTGCTCAGCGCTGCGGAACGTAGGCAACGTTTCGGGACTGAACATTTCCCGAACATCCTCATCACGACCTCGATGAACGATACTCGCGTGCTGTACGTAGAGCCACTGAAGTGGGCTGCGCGACTGAGCGAGAAGGAAGTGGGCGCCAAAGTCTGCGCAAAGATTGAAGTCGAAGCGGGACATGGCGGAACGACCGGGCGATACAAGCAGTGGGAGGAGCTCTGCTTTGAAGTTGCATGGTGCCTCTCCATGATGGGATGTGCGCCCAGCATCGACATGTGA
- the rplE gene encoding 50S ribosomal protein L5 has translation MSETTSTAVEAPAVPRLKKQYNEAIVPELEKEFKYSNPMRVARLEKIVVSMGVGAAARDSKLIEGAIEDLTAITGQKPKVTKAKKSVAQFHLREGQAIGAYVTLRGDRMWEFLDRLLTLALPRIRDFRGISSKQFDGNGNYNFGLTEQSMFHEIDPDEIDHQRGMDITVVTTTKVDAEARVLLKHLGFPFKEN, from the coding sequence ATGAGCGAAACAACATCAACTGCTGTCGAAGCACCTGCAGTTCCACGTCTCAAGAAGCAATACAACGAGGCCATCGTTCCTGAGCTCGAGAAGGAATTCAAGTATTCCAACCCGATGCGCGTTGCACGTCTTGAGAAGATCGTCGTCTCCATGGGGGTCGGAGCCGCAGCACGTGACTCGAAGCTCATCGAAGGCGCAATCGAGGATCTCACCGCAATCACCGGTCAGAAGCCAAAGGTCACCAAGGCCAAGAAGTCTGTCGCACAGTTCCATCTGCGTGAAGGTCAGGCCATCGGTGCATACGTGACGCTTCGCGGCGACCGCATGTGGGAGTTCCTTGATCGTCTGCTCACCCTTGCTCTGCCAAGAATCCGCGATTTCCGTGGTATCAGCAGCAAGCAATTCGATGGCAACGGCAATTATAACTTTGGTCTCACAGAACAGTCGATGTTCCATGAGATTGATCCAGACGAGATTGATCACCAGCGTGGTATGGACATCACCGTTGTCACCACCACGAAGGTAGACGCGGAAGCTCGCGTGCTCCTGAAGCACCTCGGCTTCCCCTTCAAGGAGAACTGA